The Pan paniscus chromosome 1, NHGRI_mPanPan1-v2.0_pri, whole genome shotgun sequence genome has a segment encoding these proteins:
- the LOC100990904 gene encoding olfactory receptor 1468-like, whose product MSYDRYLAICQPLCYRVLMTGPLCIRLAAGSWFCCFLLTAITMVLLCRLTFCGPYEIDHFFCDFTPLVHLSCMDTSVTETIAFATSSAVTLIPFLLIVASYSCVLSAILRIPSCTGQKKAFSTCSSHLTVVMVFYGTLIATYLVPSANSSQLLCKGSSLLYIILTPMFNPIIYSLRNRDIHEALKKCLRKKSGVCLR is encoded by the coding sequence ATGTCCTATGATCGCTACCTAGCCATCTGCCAGCCTCTTTGCTACCGTGTCCTCATGACTGGCCCCCTTTGCATCAGGCTAGCTGCTGGCTCTTGGTTCTGCTGCTTCCTCCTTACAGCAATCACCATGGTCTTGCTATGTAGACTAACCTTCTGTGGACCCTATGAAATTGATCACTTCTTTTGTGACTTCACCCCTCTGGTTCATCTCTCCTGCATGGATACCTCAGTGACTGAGACCATTGCCTTTGCCACCTCTTCTGCAGTAACTCTGATCCCATTTCTCCTCATTGTAGCCTCCTACTCCTGCGTCCTTTCTGCTATCCTAAGAATCCCATCTTGCACAGGCCAGAAAAAGGCCTTCTCCACCTGCTCTTCCCACCTCACTGTGGTCATGGTGTTTTATGGGACACTGATTGCCACATACCTTGTGCCCTCAGCCAACTCATCCCAACTCTTGTGCAAAGGGTCCTCTCTGCTCTACATCATCCTGACACCCATGTTTAACCCAATCATTTATAGCCTGAGAAACAGAGACATCCATGAAGCTCTGAAGAAGTGCTTGAGGAAGAAGTCAGGTGTTTGCCTTAgataa